The Mesorhizobium sp. INR15 region CTCATCACGCTTCTTCAAAGTCTCTCGAATGGTGGGTTCGCCACACTGGCTTCCAACTTAAATCGCAGACTTAGGCTGACAAGCGGAACAACAGTGACTATTTCGTGACCATGACGGAAGCCTTGGAACATCGTGAAGGAAGCCTCACTACCGCTACGGAGGCGCGCGGCCTCGAGGCGTTGATTTCGCGCGCCGCCCGCGCCGGCAAGGGTGCCGCGCCGGTCGAGCGCTGGAATCCTGACTTCTGCGGCGATCTCGACATGGAGATCAAGGCCGACGGCACCTGGTTCTATCTCGGCACGCCGATTGGCCGCATGCCGCTGGTGCAGCTTTTCTCCTCGGTGCTGCGCAAGGACGAGGATGGCAAGACCTATCTGGTGACGCCGGTTGAGCGGGTCGGGATCCGTGTCGCCGATGCGCCCTTCATCGCCGTCGAGATGGAT contains the following coding sequences:
- a CDS encoding DUF1285 domain-containing protein, whose amino-acid sequence is MTEALEHREGSLTTATEARGLEALISRAARAGKGAAPVERWNPDFCGDLDMEIKADGTWFYLGTPIGRMPLVQLFSSVLRKDEDGKTYLVTPVERVGIRVADAPFIAVEMDVSGSGEEQIITFRTNVGDVVEAGPERPLRFVDETETGGLKPYVLVRGRLEALVARPVMYELVGHGEEIEIGGKTMFAVRSRGAVFPIMPADQLKRLSA